Proteins co-encoded in one Klebsiella michiganensis genomic window:
- a CDS encoding spermidine dehydrogenase: protein MSITRRDFLNGMAIAIVSGLTPLELVRANGKAPGSAVINADYYPPGLTGLRGNHPGSFEMAHALGREHEKFDFAKLPVEEEYDLVVVGGGISGLAAACFWREKMGNDAKILVLDNHDDFGGHAKRNQFNVGGKTLLGYGGSESFQSPDSNFSPVVHGLMDSLGVSITRMKSSFDATFYPDQNLSRGVFFDKKNFGETKIVSGDPGRAVSDDIPPDRLNGRSIEAFINDFPLSEADRKALLDLHVNPADYLPGMTVEQKSEWLDTHSYHEFLEKKVGLSKMALMYFQQRTNDFFAIGIEGVSCGDARACALPGMEAMGLPPLDGEALADLEEPYTYHFPDGNAGLTRLMVRKLIPEALPGSTMEDSVTARLHYELLDRPENGTRIRLNSSVINAANADNGVVVSYINNQSGKLHRVKSRNAIMAGYNMMIPYIVPEAPEQQKEDLRLNVKAPLVYTNVVVNNWRAFKNTGVHEFYSPAAPYSRVKLDYPVSMGDYHHPQTPDDPMCIHMVYVPTYPGSNMSPREQFRRGRAFLLGSTFEAHEQMIRSQLQEMLGHAGFDHQRDIAAITVNRWAHGYAYYANSLSDDMEKMPEIINRARQPIGRITIANSDSDWSAYAHAAIDQAWRAVNELVAMG, encoded by the coding sequence ATGTCTATTACCCGACGTGACTTTCTTAACGGGATGGCAATTGCAATTGTCTCTGGTTTAACGCCTCTGGAACTGGTGAGGGCAAACGGCAAAGCACCCGGCAGCGCCGTGATTAATGCAGATTACTATCCGCCAGGCCTCACCGGTCTGCGCGGCAATCATCCCGGCTCGTTCGAAATGGCGCACGCCCTGGGCCGCGAGCACGAAAAGTTCGACTTCGCTAAGCTGCCGGTAGAAGAAGAGTACGATCTGGTGGTTGTCGGCGGCGGTATTAGTGGCCTGGCGGCCGCCTGCTTCTGGCGCGAAAAAATGGGGAACGACGCCAAAATCCTGGTCCTCGACAACCACGACGACTTCGGCGGCCACGCCAAGCGCAACCAGTTCAATGTCGGCGGTAAAACGCTGCTCGGCTACGGCGGCAGCGAGTCATTCCAGTCGCCTGACAGCAACTTCAGCCCGGTAGTTCACGGCCTGATGGATTCTCTGGGCGTCAGTATCACGCGAATGAAGAGTAGCTTTGACGCCACCTTCTACCCGGATCAGAACCTGAGCCGCGGCGTGTTCTTCGATAAAAAGAACTTCGGTGAAACCAAAATCGTTAGCGGCGACCCGGGCCGGGCGGTGTCGGACGATATTCCGCCGGACAGACTGAACGGCCGCAGCATCGAAGCCTTTATCAACGACTTCCCGCTCAGCGAGGCAGACCGCAAGGCGCTGCTGGATCTGCACGTCAACCCTGCCGATTACCTGCCAGGCATGACGGTTGAGCAGAAAAGCGAATGGCTGGATACCCACAGCTATCATGAATTCCTTGAGAAGAAAGTCGGCTTAAGCAAGATGGCGCTGATGTACTTCCAGCAGCGTACCAACGACTTCTTCGCCATCGGCATTGAAGGCGTGAGCTGCGGCGACGCCCGGGCCTGTGCGCTGCCGGGTATGGAGGCGATGGGTTTACCGCCGCTGGATGGAGAGGCGCTGGCTGACCTTGAAGAGCCGTACACCTACCACTTCCCGGACGGCAACGCCGGACTGACGCGCCTGATGGTACGCAAACTGATTCCTGAAGCGCTGCCGGGCAGCACGATGGAGGATTCCGTCACCGCAAGGCTGCACTACGAGTTACTGGATCGCCCGGAAAACGGCACCCGCATTCGCCTCAACAGCAGCGTGATTAATGCCGCCAATGCCGATAACGGGGTGGTGGTGAGCTACATCAATAATCAGAGCGGCAAGCTGCACCGCGTGAAGAGCCGCAACGCCATCATGGCGGGCTACAACATGATGATCCCGTATATCGTGCCGGAGGCGCCGGAGCAGCAGAAAGAAGATCTGCGCCTCAACGTCAAAGCGCCGCTGGTCTACACCAACGTGGTGGTCAACAACTGGCGCGCTTTTAAAAACACCGGCGTGCATGAATTCTATTCCCCGGCGGCGCCGTACAGCCGAGTGAAGCTCGATTACCCGGTCAGCATGGGCGATTACCATCACCCGCAGACGCCGGATGACCCGATGTGCATCCACATGGTGTATGTGCCGACTTATCCGGGCAGCAACATGTCTCCGCGCGAGCAGTTCCGCCGGGGCCGTGCGTTCCTGCTTGGTTCTACCTTTGAAGCCCATGAGCAGATGATCCGCTCTCAGTTGCAGGAGATGCTGGGCCACGCCGGCTTTGATCACCAGCGCGATATCGCGGCAATCACGGTCAACCGCTGGGCGCACGGTTACGCCTATTACGCTAACTCCCTGAGTGATGACATGGAGAAAATGCCGGAAATTATCAACCGTGCCCGCCAGCCGATAGGCCGCATCACGATTGCTAACTCTGACTCAGACTGGAGTGCCTACGCCCACGCGGCTATCGACCAGGCATGGCGTGCAGTAAACGAACTTGTGGCGATGGGGTAA
- a CDS encoding alcohol dehydrogenase, whose translation MKRILAAISILFSASGFAAVSQGEYVARASDCVACHTVDGGQAMAGGKKFSTPVGDIYSTNITPDKTHGIGSYSYEDFEKAVRRGIAKDGHALYPAMPYPSYAKMTDEDVKALYDYFMKEVTPAATANKENDIPLLLSARWPLRVWNGLFVDDVKSGGEVVEAHGDNAEKIKRGAYLVQGPGHCGACHTPRGMAMQEKGYDDSSPEFLSGAMIDGWYAPSLRGMNMSTQEVKDLLSKGRSQHHAIAGPMGEVVTQSTQYLTDADLEAIALYIANFKPQKNAATAVNAAVFSSPSDGKTLYMRYCSTCHSPDGKGTDFNVPSLVGNSAVMAKDPSSLIRVIADGAHTPQTQGNIPFMMPGYKGVLSDKEMTDVVNYVRGSWGNGAPAATEDEVKKIAGEGK comes from the coding sequence ATGAAACGAATTTTAGCGGCTATCTCAATCCTCTTTTCTGCCAGCGGCTTCGCTGCCGTGTCGCAAGGTGAGTATGTGGCACGCGCGTCAGACTGTGTCGCCTGCCATACCGTAGACGGCGGGCAGGCAATGGCCGGGGGCAAAAAGTTTTCTACGCCGGTGGGCGATATCTACTCCACCAATATCACGCCGGACAAAACCCACGGTATTGGTAGTTACAGCTATGAAGATTTCGAGAAGGCAGTTCGCCGGGGGATTGCCAAAGATGGGCACGCCCTTTACCCGGCGATGCCTTATCCTTCCTACGCCAAAATGACCGATGAGGACGTGAAGGCGCTGTACGACTACTTTATGAAGGAAGTCACCCCGGCGGCGACCGCTAACAAAGAGAATGACATTCCGCTGCTGCTGTCGGCCCGCTGGCCGCTGCGCGTGTGGAACGGCCTGTTCGTGGATGATGTGAAATCCGGCGGCGAGGTGGTTGAAGCCCACGGGGATAACGCGGAGAAAATCAAACGAGGTGCCTATCTGGTACAGGGCCCAGGCCACTGTGGCGCCTGCCATACGCCACGCGGCATGGCAATGCAGGAGAAAGGCTACGATGATTCCAGCCCTGAGTTCCTGAGCGGAGCGATGATCGACGGCTGGTATGCCCCTTCCCTGCGCGGCATGAATATGTCCACCCAGGAAGTGAAAGATCTGCTGAGCAAAGGCCGCAGCCAGCATCACGCTATTGCTGGCCCGATGGGCGAAGTGGTGACCCAAAGTACTCAGTACCTGACGGATGCCGACCTGGAAGCTATCGCGCTGTATATCGCCAACTTCAAGCCACAAAAAAACGCGGCCACGGCGGTGAATGCTGCCGTGTTTTCGTCGCCGTCCGACGGTAAAACCCTCTACATGCGCTATTGCTCAACCTGCCACAGCCCGGACGGGAAGGGTACGGACTTTAACGTACCGTCGCTGGTGGGCAACTCGGCGGTGATGGCAAAAGATCCGTCCTCTCTTATCCGCGTGATAGCCGACGGGGCGCATACGCCGCAAACCCAGGGCAATATTCCGTTCATGATGCCAGGCTACAAAGGTGTGTTGTCTGATAAAGAGATGACCGACGTGGTGAACTACGTGCGCGGTTCCTGGGGGAACGGCGCGCCTGCGGCAACCGAGGATGAGGTGAAGAAGATTGCCGGTGAGGGTAAATAG
- a CDS encoding fusaric acid resistance protein: protein MAAMNKINVCRLPPLWEKRVTSGLRNDANALLYSAKSFAAAMLAYYLALSIGLGTPSWAIVTVYIVSQTTVGASLSKGIYRLAGTVVGAAATVLIVPACVNMPVLCSVVLTGWIALCLYFSLLERTPRAYAFVLAGYTASLIGFPALHDPGSIFDTAITRVQEISLGILCASLVHRYVLPKRIAGLFNAKVSETLRSARQAVAASLSGGPSSGSKHLHMALPLQILQSLNHHVPFDFALAVPVGQARNKLHDKLARLLVVNSELNDRRQLINVLQPQLLRLANDVQSWLNDADTGEQGITGKALEKQSSVLAKMLAAAALNPEEALQASFAAYLYEAITLLLQCDRLYEAIAHSAQELADEPAAKGYVLHRDSLPAAKTALGAFTLVLVGCLVWIYSAWPDGATAVSVLGVCCTLFGSFDTPAPHLMKYIIGSLYGVAISLLFSFAVLPQITTFSVLAASLAPVYLLAGSLQARPPTTFMAMGITLTLPILSGLGPHYGGDFAVALNTATALFIAIGFAVFGMGLLQTVRADAAINRLLLLCRRDIKRSAKGTFTPDEVSWTNLMIDRTALLLPRLPRNEQCAEQILNQMLHYLRTGLATLHLRQVQAQLPRETAAQIYEVLGRLACETDVQKIQADVFSLIDAHSPAADELTRRLICGLMDLHCALNISAKEPANDW, encoded by the coding sequence ATGGCCGCTATGAACAAAATAAACGTCTGCCGCCTTCCCCCTTTATGGGAAAAGCGTGTTACATCCGGCCTGCGGAATGATGCTAACGCCCTGCTTTATTCAGCCAAAAGCTTTGCGGCAGCTATGCTGGCGTATTACCTCGCTTTGTCTATCGGGCTGGGGACGCCTTCCTGGGCCATCGTCACTGTGTATATTGTGTCGCAAACAACGGTTGGGGCCTCGCTAAGCAAAGGAATTTATCGCCTGGCGGGAACGGTTGTCGGTGCCGCGGCGACCGTTCTGATTGTGCCTGCATGTGTGAATATGCCTGTGCTGTGCAGCGTGGTGCTCACCGGCTGGATAGCCCTGTGCCTTTATTTCTCTCTGCTTGAGCGCACGCCCCGCGCCTACGCCTTTGTGTTAGCGGGTTACACGGCGAGCCTGATAGGCTTCCCCGCCCTGCACGATCCCGGTTCAATTTTCGATACGGCAATCACTCGCGTGCAGGAAATTTCGCTGGGAATACTCTGCGCGAGCCTCGTCCACCGCTATGTTTTGCCAAAGCGAATCGCCGGACTGTTTAACGCCAAAGTCTCAGAAACGCTGCGCTCGGCGCGACAGGCCGTGGCGGCCTCGCTGAGCGGCGGGCCGTCGTCAGGCTCAAAACACCTGCACATGGCCCTGCCGCTTCAGATTTTACAGAGCCTCAACCACCATGTTCCTTTTGACTTTGCCCTTGCCGTTCCCGTCGGGCAGGCCAGAAATAAGCTGCACGATAAGCTCGCGCGCCTGTTAGTGGTGAACAGTGAACTAAACGACCGCAGGCAGTTGATAAACGTGCTGCAACCGCAGTTGCTCCGGCTGGCGAATGACGTCCAAAGCTGGCTCAATGATGCAGATACAGGCGAGCAAGGGATCACGGGCAAAGCGCTGGAAAAACAAAGCTCGGTATTAGCGAAAATGCTGGCTGCAGCGGCGCTTAATCCAGAAGAGGCGCTGCAGGCAAGTTTTGCCGCTTACCTTTATGAAGCCATCACTCTTCTGCTGCAGTGCGACAGGCTATATGAGGCAATCGCGCATTCAGCCCAGGAGCTGGCAGACGAGCCGGCAGCCAAAGGCTATGTGCTTCATCGCGACAGTCTGCCCGCGGCAAAGACCGCGCTGGGCGCTTTCACTCTGGTGTTAGTCGGGTGCCTGGTGTGGATTTATTCGGCCTGGCCGGACGGTGCCACGGCGGTGTCGGTTCTCGGGGTCTGCTGCACGCTGTTTGGCAGCTTCGACACCCCCGCGCCCCACCTTATGAAATACATTATTGGTTCTCTGTATGGCGTGGCGATAAGCCTGCTCTTCAGCTTTGCGGTCCTGCCGCAAATCACCACTTTCAGCGTGCTGGCCGCCTCACTCGCCCCCGTCTATTTACTGGCTGGATCGCTGCAGGCCAGGCCACCGACGACGTTTATGGCCATGGGGATAACCTTAACGCTCCCTATTTTATCCGGACTGGGCCCCCACTACGGCGGTGACTTCGCTGTGGCACTCAACACCGCCACCGCTTTATTCATTGCTATCGGCTTTGCCGTGTTTGGCATGGGGCTGCTGCAAACCGTGCGGGCCGATGCGGCAATAAATCGCCTGCTTCTGCTCTGCCGCCGCGACATCAAACGCAGCGCAAAAGGCACTTTCACGCCGGATGAGGTGTCCTGGACAAACCTGATGATCGACAGAACGGCATTACTGTTGCCGCGCCTGCCGCGAAACGAACAGTGCGCAGAGCAAATACTTAACCAAATGCTGCACTACCTGCGCACGGGCCTGGCCACGCTACATCTGCGGCAGGTACAGGCTCAACTCCCCCGGGAAACCGCCGCACAGATTTATGAGGTGCTTGGCCGGCTGGCCTGCGAAACAGACGTCCAAAAAATACAGGCAGATGTTTTCTCGCTGATAGACGCGCATTCTCCGGCGGCGGATGAGCTGACCCGGCGGCTTATTTGCGGGCTAATGGATTTGCATTGTGCCCTGAATATTTCAGCTAAGGAGCCGGCTAATGATTGGTGA
- a CDS encoding pseudouridylate synthase, giving the protein MSTIIDTFIAPPCFDEIEILYQDEHLALINKPSGLLSLSGKNPQNLDSVHHRLVQIFPGCTLVHRLDFGTSGLMVIALNKTINALLCQQFSQRSVAKMYTALLCGHPEKEEGVIDAAIAKDPSLFPLMSICSVSGKPARSRYKVMARFYRELENGTRLPLTRVQFTPETGRTHQLRIHAQYLGHPILGCDLYGGLALPGTEWATRLMLHASELHFVHPVSGDPMAARCDSPF; this is encoded by the coding sequence ATGTCTACGATTATTGATACTTTTATTGCCCCGCCTTGCTTTGATGAGATAGAGATTCTTTATCAGGACGAGCATCTGGCGTTGATCAATAAACCCTCCGGCCTGCTCAGTCTTTCGGGGAAAAATCCGCAGAATCTCGACTCGGTGCATCATCGGCTGGTACAGATATTCCCCGGCTGCACGCTGGTGCATCGGCTGGATTTCGGCACCTCCGGGCTGATGGTGATTGCGCTTAATAAGACGATCAATGCCTTGCTCTGCCAACAGTTCAGCCAGCGTTCGGTGGCAAAGATGTATACCGCGCTGCTGTGCGGGCATCCTGAAAAAGAGGAAGGGGTAATCGACGCGGCGATTGCTAAAGATCCGTCGCTGTTTCCGCTGATGTCGATATGTTCCGTCAGCGGCAAGCCAGCCCGGTCGCGTTACAAGGTTATGGCGCGTTTTTATCGTGAGCTGGAGAATGGCACACGGCTGCCGTTGACGAGGGTGCAATTTACACCGGAAACCGGACGCACTCACCAGCTACGTATACATGCGCAGTATCTGGGGCATCCGATCCTGGGCTGCGATCTGTATGGTGGCCTTGCGCTGCCGGGCACCGAATGGGCAACGCGGCTGATGCTACATGCCAGCGAACTGCATTTTGTTCACCCCGTCAGCGGCGATCCGATGGCTGCCAGATGCGACAGCCCGTTCTGA
- a CDS encoding amino acid permease, which produces MEQTSATKSTDPQPEKGQQFNRSIGLVSNFALGFTYLSPLTAVYSLFALAITLAGPPAIWWILIAACGQLLVALVFGEVASQYPITGGLYPWARRLWGKKYAWIAAWIYLWALVVTITSIVEYTSTFVASLFHYGDTPLAMLLTSVVLLTIMMGVNMSGTKNLARVARFGFWCEIISVIALGIYLLIFHRNQPFSVVFDAMGALAKDGSYGTAFMSASLMGLFMFFGFEACGNVAEEVKNPGRKIPVAMILSIVFGAISAVISILGYLLSSPDLMNIVNGKIADPIPAILNDALGEKGATLFIVIAIVAMLSCILSLQAALSRLIFSFSRDKMLPGSEWMAKISKHSVPDNAMLISCLLPMVICVWVYFQPDNLARITAFAVIGIYVSFQMVILAALRQRLKGWKPAGEWKLGSWGMLVNVLALAYGIGGIWLLAQPADSPDFIDRWTVLIGLALVIGSGLVYMSIARPFGHSDAPENDAIEYAKRLNLSREY; this is translated from the coding sequence ATGGAACAGACATCTGCTACAAAAAGTACCGATCCACAGCCGGAGAAGGGCCAGCAGTTCAACCGCTCCATCGGCCTGGTATCGAACTTTGCGCTCGGTTTTACCTACCTCTCACCGTTGACCGCCGTGTATTCCCTGTTTGCGCTGGCGATAACCCTCGCCGGGCCACCCGCCATCTGGTGGATCCTGATTGCCGCCTGCGGGCAGTTACTGGTTGCCCTGGTGTTCGGGGAAGTCGCTTCGCAATATCCCATTACCGGAGGCCTTTATCCCTGGGCCAGAAGATTGTGGGGGAAAAAATACGCCTGGATTGCCGCGTGGATATACCTCTGGGCGCTGGTGGTGACCATTACGTCCATCGTTGAATACACGTCGACCTTCGTGGCTTCGCTTTTCCATTACGGTGATACACCGCTTGCGATGCTGCTCACATCCGTGGTGCTGCTCACCATCATGATGGGCGTCAACATGTCGGGGACGAAAAACCTGGCGAGGGTCGCCCGCTTCGGCTTCTGGTGCGAAATCATCAGCGTGATTGCCCTCGGTATTTATTTGCTGATTTTCCACCGCAATCAGCCTTTCTCCGTGGTGTTTGACGCCATGGGCGCGCTGGCGAAAGACGGCAGCTACGGCACGGCGTTTATGTCGGCGTCGCTGATGGGGCTGTTTATGTTTTTTGGCTTTGAAGCCTGCGGTAACGTGGCGGAAGAGGTTAAAAACCCAGGGCGTAAGATCCCGGTGGCGATGATCCTTAGCATCGTCTTTGGGGCTATCTCTGCGGTGATCTCTATCCTGGGTTATCTACTGTCATCCCCGGATCTGATGAACATTGTGAACGGTAAAATAGCCGATCCGATCCCGGCGATTCTGAATGACGCGCTGGGTGAGAAGGGCGCCACGCTGTTTATCGTGATTGCTATTGTGGCAATGCTCTCCTGCATCCTGTCGCTTCAGGCGGCGCTGAGCCGGCTGATCTTCTCGTTCTCCCGCGACAAAATGCTGCCGGGCAGCGAGTGGATGGCGAAAATCTCGAAGCACAGCGTGCCGGATAACGCGATGCTGATAAGCTGCCTGCTGCCGATGGTGATTTGCGTCTGGGTTTACTTCCAGCCTGATAACCTTGCCCGAATCACCGCGTTTGCCGTGATTGGGATTTATGTCTCCTTCCAGATGGTCATTCTGGCTGCTCTGCGCCAGCGGCTCAAGGGCTGGAAGCCTGCGGGAGAGTGGAAACTGGGTTCATGGGGGATGCTGGTCAACGTGCTGGCGCTGGCCTACGGTATAGGCGGGATCTGGCTGCTGGCCCAGCCTGCGGACAGCCCGGACTTTATTGACCGCTGGACGGTGCTGATCGGCCTGGCGCTGGTCATCGGCTCGGGGCTGGTTTATATGTCGATTGCCAGACCTTTTGGTCACTCCGATGCGCCTGAAAATGACGCCATTGAATACGCCAAACGGCTCAATCTTTCTCGCGAGTATTAA
- a CDS encoding membrane protein produces MKSFFALTGRYALTLIATATALFMAFTMWKHESQKPWTRDGRVRADVVQIAPDVSGPVSSVAVRDNQWVNRGDILYSIDPRWLKLAVSSAQSEVEVKRHEMLMRQDAAARRTQLQSVISKEDLQQTRSAANVAVANFQGALAALELAQLNLAHATVKAPVAGYVTHLRLSPGDYATAGVTKVAIIDAKSFWIVGYFEETKLRHIRVGNRARIALMGFDPVIPGHVESIGHGIGDSNDETGDLGLPDVNPTFSWVRLAQRVPVRIHIDRLPEGIELVAGLSASVSVTP; encoded by the coding sequence ATGAAATCGTTTTTTGCTCTCACAGGCCGCTACGCGCTGACGCTTATCGCGACCGCAACGGCCCTATTTATGGCTTTTACGATGTGGAAGCATGAATCACAAAAACCCTGGACGAGGGATGGCCGGGTTCGCGCCGACGTTGTTCAGATTGCGCCAGACGTCTCTGGCCCCGTGAGCAGCGTTGCCGTAAGGGACAACCAATGGGTGAACCGCGGCGATATTCTCTATTCCATCGATCCGCGCTGGCTAAAGCTCGCCGTCAGCAGTGCCCAGTCTGAAGTTGAAGTGAAGCGCCACGAAATGCTGATGCGCCAGGACGCCGCCGCGCGACGCACGCAGCTCCAGAGCGTAATTTCCAAAGAGGATTTACAGCAAACCCGCAGTGCGGCAAACGTAGCCGTGGCCAATTTCCAGGGCGCGCTGGCGGCGCTGGAACTGGCGCAACTCAATTTGGCCCATGCCACCGTTAAAGCACCGGTTGCGGGCTATGTGACGCACCTCAGACTTAGCCCCGGCGACTACGCCACCGCAGGCGTGACAAAAGTCGCCATCATTGATGCAAAGAGCTTCTGGATTGTGGGTTATTTTGAGGAGACGAAGCTGCGACATATCCGCGTGGGGAATCGTGCGCGGATAGCGTTGATGGGATTTGACCCCGTAATACCCGGCCATGTGGAGAGTATCGGCCACGGCATCGGCGACAGCAATGATGAAACCGGCGATCTTGGCCTGCCGGACGTTAATCCAACCTTTAGCTGGGTGCGCCTGGCTCAGCGGGTGCCGGTACGCATTCATATCGACAGGCTGCCTGAAGGCATTGAGTTAGTGGCGGGCTTATCCGCGAGTGTTTCTGTCACGCCTTAG
- a CDS encoding phenylacetaldehyde dehydrogenase, whose translation MQTLKHFINGQYVAGQPATLFDLVSPVNGEVYAQSPDGGAEEVREAYAAAKAAFAVWKHSLPSERQRALLKLADEIERNAARIVEVQSQETGQLKHFIERDEIAASCDAIRFFAGAARCLEGKASGEYAAGFTSTIRREPLGIVGQVTPWNYPFMMAVWKIAPALAAGNTVVLKPSDTTPISTLILAEIAAPLFPQGAFNVVLGKAGTGSLVVSNPEASLVSITGSVRAGLQVAASAAANLTKAHLELGGKAPVVVFADADMNKAVEVITAAGFSNAGQDCTAATRIIVEASAYEAFLEKLIQKTKSITFGEPDDRGALYGALNSRNQLEQVTGFIDRLPAHAKIETGGKKGSGPGFYFEPTIISGLKQHDEAIQHEVFGPVMTIQSFSSEEEALSRANDVEYGLAASVWTSSHGRAQRFSTRLDFGTVWINNHIPLCAEMPHGGFKKSGYGKDLSSYSLDEYTRIKHIMCDITE comes from the coding sequence ATGCAAACCCTGAAGCATTTTATCAATGGGCAATATGTGGCGGGCCAGCCAGCCACGCTGTTTGATCTGGTCAGCCCGGTAAACGGCGAGGTTTACGCTCAATCGCCTGACGGCGGAGCAGAAGAGGTTCGTGAGGCTTACGCGGCGGCAAAAGCGGCGTTCGCAGTATGGAAACATTCCCTGCCTTCCGAGCGGCAGCGTGCCCTGCTGAAGCTCGCCGACGAAATTGAGCGTAACGCCGCGCGTATTGTGGAGGTGCAAAGCCAGGAAACCGGCCAGCTTAAACACTTTATCGAGCGCGATGAAATCGCAGCCTCCTGCGACGCTATTCGCTTCTTTGCCGGGGCGGCCCGCTGTCTGGAAGGCAAAGCTTCCGGGGAATATGCCGCCGGGTTTACCTCAACCATTCGCCGTGAACCGCTGGGGATTGTCGGGCAGGTCACGCCGTGGAACTACCCGTTCATGATGGCGGTGTGGAAAATCGCTCCGGCGCTTGCGGCGGGTAATACCGTGGTGCTGAAACCGAGCGATACCACGCCTATCAGCACGCTGATTCTGGCCGAAATTGCGGCACCTTTATTCCCTCAGGGCGCATTCAACGTGGTGTTGGGCAAAGCGGGAACGGGGTCGCTGGTGGTGTCCAACCCGGAAGCTTCGCTGGTGTCGATAACCGGTTCCGTCCGCGCCGGGCTGCAGGTTGCCGCCTCTGCCGCTGCCAACCTGACCAAAGCGCACCTCGAATTAGGCGGCAAAGCGCCGGTGGTGGTGTTTGCCGATGCGGACATGAACAAAGCTGTAGAGGTGATTACCGCCGCCGGTTTCTCTAATGCCGGGCAGGATTGCACCGCCGCCACGCGTATCATCGTTGAAGCTTCCGCGTATGAGGCTTTCCTCGAAAAGCTGATTCAGAAAACCAAATCAATCACCTTCGGCGAGCCGGATGACCGCGGGGCTTTATACGGCGCGCTCAACAGCCGCAACCAACTGGAGCAGGTGACGGGCTTTATTGACCGGCTTCCGGCCCATGCAAAAATTGAAACCGGCGGCAAAAAGGGCTCGGGCCCGGGCTTCTACTTTGAGCCGACGATTATCTCCGGGCTGAAGCAGCACGATGAGGCTATCCAGCACGAAGTCTTTGGCCCGGTGATGACCATCCAGTCTTTCAGCAGCGAAGAAGAAGCGCTCAGCAGAGCCAACGACGTGGAGTATGGCCTCGCGGCGAGCGTCTGGACCAGCAGCCACGGCCGGGCACAGCGTTTCAGTACCCGCCTCGATTTTGGCACCGTGTGGATCAACAACCACATCCCGCTGTGCGCGGAAATGCCCCACGGCGGATTTAAAAAGTCCGGCTACGGCAAAGACCTCTCGTCTTATTCGCTCGACGAATACACCCGGATCAAACACATCATGTGCGATATCACTGAATAA
- a CDS encoding GntR family transcriptional regulator produces the protein MITHAVIFAPIGQASRSDQIVQRLSNAIITGLLEANEQLPNEADLAKMMGVSHITIREALNTLRANNLIHTVRGRNGGSFVCENSGEFQTPLHPFKTISSDYISDLGEMHCAIISHSARLASRRMTSADITRLREFVEALKSASTPELKTQADMRCLLALSASSQSARLANQELLLQAEWASLVAILYRDEAVHREVIDVYTELIAALETHNEPEAVRLATQLIDTFTLYLIESKLKYK, from the coding sequence ATGATTACTCACGCAGTAATATTCGCACCTATAGGACAGGCAAGTCGATCCGATCAAATTGTGCAGCGGCTTTCAAATGCAATTATTACTGGTTTGCTTGAGGCAAATGAGCAGCTTCCTAATGAGGCCGACCTTGCCAAAATGATGGGCGTTTCCCACATTACAATACGTGAAGCCCTAAATACGCTGCGGGCGAATAATTTAATCCATACCGTTCGTGGGAGAAATGGCGGCAGCTTTGTTTGCGAAAATAGCGGCGAATTTCAGACGCCGCTTCACCCTTTTAAGACTATCAGTTCAGACTATATTTCAGACCTCGGCGAAATGCATTGCGCCATAATTAGCCACAGCGCCAGGCTCGCCTCCAGACGCATGACCAGCGCGGATATCACCCGACTGCGGGAGTTTGTTGAAGCGCTGAAATCTGCCAGCACGCCGGAGTTAAAAACCCAGGCAGATATGCGCTGCCTGCTGGCGCTTTCCGCCAGTTCCCAGTCAGCAAGGCTTGCCAACCAGGAGCTGCTGCTGCAGGCCGAATGGGCGTCTCTGGTGGCCATTCTTTACCGTGACGAAGCGGTTCATCGAGAAGTGATTGATGTTTATACCGAATTGATTGCTGCGCTGGAAACCCATAATGAGCCGGAGGCAGTGCGATTAGCCACGCAGCTAATTGACACCTTCACCCTCTATCTCATTGAAAGTAAATTAAAATATAAATAA
- a CDS encoding polyketide cyclase, with translation MSLFFFSALALAESTPLSVVKNYMAAWNAHNAGQAAEYLASDMVYYDAAVGTPVEGKDKAETEVIGAFIKAVPDLHWQMTSEPVYNHDTIAFRWTFSGTNSGEWGGSPATHNPIKFEGVSFIKVSHGKISWQGDYYDSKKLDEELKPRQ, from the coding sequence CTGTCGCTGTTTTTCTTTTCAGCCCTGGCGCTGGCCGAAAGCACTCCGCTTTCCGTCGTGAAAAATTATATGGCCGCGTGGAATGCCCATAACGCGGGGCAGGCGGCGGAGTATCTCGCCAGTGATATGGTCTATTACGATGCCGCCGTCGGCACGCCGGTGGAAGGGAAAGACAAAGCCGAGACAGAGGTGATTGGCGCGTTTATTAAGGCGGTGCCGGACCTGCACTGGCAGATGACCAGCGAGCCGGTTTACAACCACGACACCATCGCTTTCCGCTGGACGTTCAGCGGCACCAACAGCGGCGAGTGGGGCGGTAGCCCGGCGACCCACAACCCCATCAAGTTTGAAGGCGTGAGCTTTATCAAAGTCAGCCACGGCAAAATCAGCTGGCAGGGCGACTATTACGACTCGAAGAAACTCGACGAAGAGCTCAAGCCGCGCCAATAG